GCCCGGGGTTGTCCGCGCTGAGCTGCTCGTAGCCGAGGCCCCAGCTCTCCAGACGGCCGGGGCGGAAGTTCTCGACGACCACGTCAGCCCAGCGGCACAGGTCAAGCACGGTCTCGCGGTCGGTTTCCCGGTGGAGGTCGAGTGAGAGCAGACGCTTGTTGCGCGAGATCACCTTCCACCACAGCGGGATGTCCCCACGCTCAGTCATCTTGGATAGACCCCAACGCCGGGCGTCGTCACCGCGGGGGTGCTCGACCTTGACCACCTCCGCCCCGAAGTCGCCCAGGGTTGTGGCGATCAATGGCCCGGCGTACAGGCTCGACAGGTCGAGCACCCGCACGCCTTCGAGGGGTAGTGGGGTCGTGTGCGAGCCGGGCGCCGTCATCCAGACCGCCCAGCCTGCCGCAACACTTCTCGCGCCCGGGCGGCCACCGGCGCGTCGATCATCCGGCCGTCCAGGGCGAAGGCCCCGATGCCAGCCGCCGCGTGGCGGTCGAATTCCAGCGTGACCCGCTCCGCCCAGGCGAGCTGGGCGGCCGAGGGCGCGAAGGCGGCCTCAATCACGGGGAGCTGCGCCGGATGGATGGCGTGCTTTCCGCCGAAGCCGAGGTCCCGGGCGGCCCGTGCTTCGCTCCGCAAGCGCTCGAGGTCGCGGAATTCCGCTGAAGCGCCGTCATGCGGCGCTTCCAGCCCGGCGGCCGCGGACGCCTGAACAAGCGCCACTTTGGCCTGCAGGACCGTGAGGGAAAGCCCGCCTTCGGGCGGCCAGTCCAGCCCGAGGTCGCGGCTGTAGTCGGCCGCCCCGAAGCACAGGCCCCGCAGACGTGGGGTGCAGGCCGCGATGAGCCCGGCCCTCGCCACTCCCTTCGCCGTTTCCAGCGTCGCCATGAGCGTGACCGAACCGAGCGGCAGGTCCCGGCGCCGTTCAAGTTCTCCGATCAGCCAGTCCACGACGGCCAAGTCACGCTCCGACTCCACCTTGGGCAGGTTGATTCCTTCCAGCCCCGGCCGCACCACCGCGTGGAGGTCGTCGTAGAGTTCAGCCGTGTCGGCGGCGTTCACCCGCACCCACAGGTGCTTTTCCGCAGGGGCATGGTCGAGGGCTTCCGCGATCAGAACGCGGGCCTGCGCCTTGGCTCCCGCCGCCACTCCGTCCTCCAGGTCGAGAAGCAGGGCCTGGGCAGGCAGCGTCCCGATCTTGCCGAGCTTACGCTCGTCGCTGCCGGGAACGAAGAGCATGGCTGGCCACATCAGTGCGCGTTCTCCGGCAGGGCCGCGCGTGCCCACCCAATCTGGGCCAGGGTCCGGCGTGTCAGCTCGTCGATGCTCATGTTGTCAAACCCCCGAAGGCTGGAACGCACCCGACCCTGGAGGGGCTCGCTCCAGCGCAGCGGCACCTCCCCGTTGAGTGTCCCGAGAATGGAGCCGACGGTGGCTCCATTACAGTCCGTGTCCCAGCCACCCATGACGGCCAGACAGATTGAGGTCGAAAAGTCACCCCGGCCATACACCAGGGCGGCCGTGACGAGGGCCGCGTTGTTGATCGCGTGCACCCAGTGGTAGTGACCCAGCCGGGCGTACAGCAGGTCCAGAGCCCCTTCCCAATCAGGCGCGGCGTCGGGCAGCGTGAGCGCGAACTTCACAGCCTGGGCCAGGCGCCCCTCAGGGGGAATGACGGTGAGTCCGGCACGTACCACCGCCCGGGGGTCAGTTTCGGTGAAGGACGCCGCCACCATAGCCGCCACCCACATCTCCGCGTGGACCCCGTTGCCGGTGTGGCTGAGCTCCGCGTCCCGCCGGGCCAGCGTGGCGGCCAGGGCGGGTTGGCCCGGGGCAGCCCAGCCCCACATGTCGGCCCGAATCTGCGCGCCGATCCACTCCCGGTACGGGTTCCGGTGGCGGGCCGTTTCAGGAGGGTCCCTCTTGTCCAGCAGGTTCTGGTACGCCACACGTTCAGCAGTGAACGTGCTCAGGACGGGGAGCATCGAGAGCCAGGCCGTAGCCACGTCGTCGGTGGTGAAGGACAGTCCCGCCGTTTCCAGCACGGCGAGGTTCAGCATGGCGAAGTTAATGTCGTCGTCCTCGGGCATGCACGCGATGTTCTCGCGCAGGCTGGTCGGTGCGCTGGCCCGGTTCCAGGGATAGCGGGCCAGCACCTCCTCCGGCACGCCCTCGGCGGTGAAGTAGTCGTCGAGCGGCCAGCGACCGCTGGACGTCAGCAGAGCACGAATACCCTCCCGCGGAATTTTCTCGACGGGCTTGCCCAGCAGGCAGCCGGCCATGCGGCCTGTCCAGCCGGCCCGCACGCGGCGTTCCAGGTCCGCGGACGGCAGTGCCGGGGCCCCCGCCTGCAGATCCAGCGGAGGGTCGGGAGGGGCTGGCTGCGCTTCGGAGAGCAGGCGGGCCTGGTCAAGCAGGTGGGCAGCCGCGGCACGCCGGACGCCTACGTCGGCACCGCCCACCTCAGCCCAGGCGTGCTGAAGTTCCGCCGGATCAGCCCCCTCCTCGCGCAGCTGACGGAACTCATGCTCCAGCCGCTCTTCCAGGGCGAGCCAGGTGACGCGGACGCTCAAATGGGGACCTCCCCCGGGGTAGGTTCCGTCATCGGCAGGGCCACTGGAAATCCCCTGACCCGCCGGGCGAAGCGTTCCTGGTCCTGGGCGAACAGCTCCCGCGCGACCCTGGCCAGCCCGGCGGCCACGGCATGAAGGTCCTTGCGGCTGCGCTCCTGGATCAGGGCCGACCAGTGGGATGGCACGACGTATG
This region of Deinococcus apachensis DSM 19763 genomic DNA includes:
- a CDS encoding HpcH/HpaI aldolase/citrate lyase family protein encodes the protein MLFVPGSDERKLGKIGTLPAQALLLDLEDGVAAGAKAQARVLIAEALDHAPAEKHLWVRVNAADTAELYDDLHAVVRPGLEGINLPKVESERDLAVVDWLIGELERRRDLPLGSVTLMATLETAKGVARAGLIAACTPRLRGLCFGAADYSRDLGLDWPPEGGLSLTVLQAKVALVQASAAAGLEAPHDGASAEFRDLERLRSEARAARDLGFGGKHAIHPAQLPVIEAAFAPSAAQLAWAERVTLEFDRHAAAGIGAFALDGRMIDAPVAARAREVLRQAGRSG
- a CDS encoding ADP-ribosylglycohydrolase family protein, with the protein product MSVRVTWLALEERLEHEFRQLREEGADPAELQHAWAEVGGADVGVRRAAAAHLLDQARLLSEAQPAPPDPPLDLQAGAPALPSADLERRVRAGWTGRMAGCLLGKPVEKIPREGIRALLTSSGRWPLDDYFTAEGVPEEVLARYPWNRASAPTSLRENIACMPEDDDINFAMLNLAVLETAGLSFTTDDVATAWLSMLPVLSTFTAERVAYQNLLDKRDPPETARHRNPYREWIGAQIRADMWGWAAPGQPALAATLARRDAELSHTGNGVHAEMWVAAMVAASFTETDPRAVVRAGLTVIPPEGRLAQAVKFALTLPDAAPDWEGALDLLYARLGHYHWVHAINNAALVTAALVYGRGDFSTSICLAVMGGWDTDCNGATVGSILGTLNGEVPLRWSEPLQGRVRSSLRGFDNMSIDELTRRTLAQIGWARAALPENAH